From a single Lacerta agilis isolate rLacAgi1 chromosome 3, rLacAgi1.pri, whole genome shotgun sequence genomic region:
- the ZC3H12D gene encoding probable ribonuclease ZC3H12D, translating into MEAQHSKLDFFYKLGYGKKQVHQVLEKLGQDASENDLLQELVQAGSRPQEPENWTSCFYPTPAAHGSCRPLPISRPSTEEGSDPSSVLRAIVVDGSNVAMSHGNKEVFSCLGIQLVVDWFKHRGHQYIKVFVPSWRKEPSRFDNPITDQHVLEKLEKQTILVYTPSRRMKGKRMVCYDDRYIVKLAYEQDGIIVSNDNFRDLQNENPEWKWFIEQRLLMYSFVNDKFMPPDDPLGRHGPSLDSFLSKMPQIPEPKWQLCPYGKKCTYGIKCKYYHPERLTWDHRSVADELRAKTKTNSLAQRTEEEKTRANPVKNRGGNTSYLPGPTSGSVIGRSISAHSLATFHSNPQQWEGEDNRDAASDWTNIHQDNWQPESTELQQDQAGAMSKQLTALSLSASKYSGNTLAGPGKYEDIVGDPRRDHYLKYNQTSSLSPHSLCWDCPCLQLCNFQGCYRIQTAAVSVPTSQTPSSLLRDGLKAQHEGQHGSIVSLAESFTGSKDGDMKYPGNLQTKSYNPLFFMDSSSFNALDHYTHPSGTEAQQNLTLQSLPREQENVQQAQYFGFPYNVAEQTVSSSYTDIVDATHLMPFVQWHGTLHSRSPNRKPW; encoded by the exons ATGGAAGCGCAACACAGCAAGCTGGATTTTTTCTACAAGTTGGGCTATGGAAAGAAGCAAGTCCACCAAGTGCTGGAGAAGCTAGGTCAAGACGCGTCAGAGAACGATTTGCTACAAGAACTGGTTCAGGCGGGCAGCAGGCCTCAGGAGCCTGAGAACTGGACATCATGTTTTTACCCCACCCCTGCTGCCCATGGATCATGCAGGCCTTTGCCAATTTCCAGACCGTCTACTGAGGAAGGAAGTGATCCCTCCAGTGTCTTGAGAGCTATTGTGGTTGATGGCAGCAATGTTGCTATGAG tcatGGAAACAAGGAAGTGTTTTCATGCTTGGGAATTCAGCTGGTGGTGGACTGGTTCAAACACAGAGGTCATCAATATATCAAAGTCTTTGTCCCATCATGGAGAAAGGAACCAAGCCGATTTGATAACCCCATTACAG ATCAGCATGTTCTTGAAAAACTTGAAAAGCAAACAATTCTTGTATACACACCATCCCGCAGAATGAAAGGCAAAAGGATGGTATGCTATGATGATCGGTACATAGTTAAACTGGCGTATGAGCAAGATGGGATCATTGTTTCCAACGATAACTTTCGGGACCTGCAGAATGAAAATCCTGAGTGGAAATGGTTCATTGAACAGCGACTACTGATGTACTCCTTTGTCAATGACAA ATTTATGCCTCCTGATGATCCCTTAGGGCGGCATGGACCCTCTCTTGACAGCTTTCTCAGCAAAATGCCACAGATTCCCGAGCCAAAATGGCAGCTCTGTCCTTATG gcaaaaaATGCACATATGGCATCAAGTGCAAATATTACCACCCAGAAAGACTGACTTGGGACCATCGCTCTGTAGCTGATGAACTCCGAGCTAAGACAAAGACCAACTCACTTGCTCAGAGGACGGAGGAAGAGAAGACAAGAGCAAACCCAGTAAAGAACAGAGGTGGGAATACATCATATTTACCTGGTCCCACTAGTGGTAGTGTTATTGGCAGGAGCATCTCAGCACACAGCTTGGCAACATTTCACAGTAATCCCCAACAGTGGGAAGGAGAAGACAACAGGGATGCAGCAAGTGACTGGACAAACATACACCAAGACAACTGGCAGCCTGAATCAACCGAATTACAACAAGATCAGGCAGGGGCCATGTCAAAGCAACTGACTGCATTGTCTCTCAGTGCCAGCAAATACTCTGGAAATACTCTTGCTGGACCTGGTAAATATGAAGACATAGTGGGTGACCCACGTAGGGATCATTATCTCAAATACAACCAGACTTCATCTCTGTCTCCTCACAGTCTATGCTGGGATTGCCCTTGCTTACAATTATGTAATTTTCAAGGATGTTACAGAATCCAAACAGCAGCAGTGTCAGTCCCAACCTCACAAACACCTTCTAGTTTGCTAAGGGACGGCTTGAAGGCCCAACATGAAGGACAACATGGCTCTATAGTTTCTTTGGCTGAGTCGTTTACAGGCAGCAAGGATGGAGATATGAAATATCCTGGAAATCTGCAGACCAAATCTTACAACCCATTATTTTTTATGGATTCCAGCTCATTCAATGCACTAGACCATTACACACATCCTTCTGGTACTGAGGCCCAGCAGAATTTGACTCTGCAGTCACTTCCTAGAGAGCAAGAAAATGTCCAGCAAGCACAGTACTTTGGCTTCCCATATAATGTGGCAGAGCAAACTGTGTCCTCCTCCTACACCGATATTGTAGATGCGACACACTTAATGCCATTCGTTCAATGGCATGGGACCCTCCATAGCAGATCCCCTAACAGAAAACCATGgtaa